Proteins encoded in a region of the Polynucleobacter antarcticus genome:
- a CDS encoding DUF1330 domain-containing protein codes for MKVIGLIQLSNPSAFEEYRSQVGETVALYQGKITSRGSVEAIYWNELECTPFSAYVELEFPDTALAQTWVSSPEYQSLLAIRHQAMKLTLFSVNPEP; via the coding sequence ATGAAAGTAATTGGTTTAATTCAGCTTAGCAATCCAAGTGCCTTTGAGGAATATCGATCTCAAGTGGGGGAAACTGTTGCGCTTTATCAGGGCAAGATCACTTCCCGAGGGTCGGTAGAGGCGATCTATTGGAATGAATTGGAATGTACGCCATTTAGTGCTTACGTAGAACTCGAGTTTCCTGATACCGCATTGGCGCAGACTTGGGTAAGCAGTCCTGAGTACCAAAGCTTGTTAGCAATACGCCATCAAGCTATGAAACTTACCTTGTTTTCTGTTAATCCTGAACCTTAA